A genomic window from Punica granatum isolate Tunisia-2019 chromosome 2, ASM765513v2, whole genome shotgun sequence includes:
- the LOC116196924 gene encoding UPF0481 protein At3g47200-like produces MRHGLLLWQRSSGSYRGRAEINRVECPEVRLLWDIWMNSEWVMVLLDEEGRNKLLISGKCIFVFKEQSVSKRRIYQLTVMAPGEHHAVDVEQLVSSMETTLSSQSFSMCPDSCIFPTPNILLRHSRKAYTPTAFSIGPLHHRKAYLKRTEKVKQKYLQNLVSRTGVALKDLIGTVAKIEADARKHYAEYIDFRPEELVKILVLDGCFLIEFIRKHSMKDSLAPENDDPVFTMSCMFQHLYHDLILLENQIPWIVLDHLFNLTRDPQNRQGTSNASSSINWNSPDDTSLLALVLEFFHHILPGDPKKLQVKTGQPKSRHILELLRDLLISNSNTNGPLKDENTWPPIPSATELETAGVTLRRSSSPGLDISFKNGVLEVSQITIQEVTEALFRNIISFEQCSQNCLPVFTSYAILLDNLINSPEDVDRLSKKEIVDNWLNPEDATKFFNELYHDAYVKDFYYPKLCYDVKRYYQMSWPSWRTSLVQNYFSTPWVVASTFAAIFLLVLTFLQTLYSVKGDPHKGPK; encoded by the exons ATGAGGCACGGTCTTCTCCTGTGGCAGCGAAGCTCTGGTAGCTACCGGGGGAGAGCGGAGATCAACAGAGTAGAATGCCCTGAGGTACGACTGCTTTGGGACATCTGGATGAACAGTGA GTGGGTCATGGTATTGCTTGACGAGGAGGGTCGGAAT AAGCTCTTAATCTCGGGCAAGTGTATTTTCGTATTTAAGGAGCAGAGCGTGAGCAAGAGGAGGATCTATCAACTCACCGTCATGGCACCAGGAGAACACCATGCAGTTGATGTTGAGCAGCTTGTCTCTTCAATGGAGACAACCTTGTCATCCCAGAGCTTCTCCATGTGTCCAGACAGCTGCATCTTTCCCACCCCAAACATCCTCCTGAGGCACAGCAGGAAAGCCTACACCCCAACCGCCTTCTCTATCGGTCCCCTTCACCATCGGAAGGCCTACCTGAAGCGGACCGAGAAGGTCAAGCAAAAGTACCTCCAGAACCTCGTGTCCCGGACTGGTGTTGCGCTGAAGGACCTGATTGGCACAGTCGCAAAGATCGAGGCAGATGCCCGTAAGCACTATGCAGAATATATAGACTTTCGTCCCGAGGAGCTGGTGAAGATCCTGGTCCTGGACGGCTGTTTCCTCATCGAGTTTATCCGGAAGCACAGCATGAAAGACAGCTTGGCCCCGGAGAACGATGATCCCGTGTTCACGATGTCCTGTATGTTCCAGCACTTGTATCACGATCTGATACTGCTCGAGAACCAAATCCCCTGGATCGTCCTTGATCACCTGTTCAACCTGACGAGAGACCCACAGAATCGACAGGGAACCTCCAATGCATCTAGCTCTATCAATTGGAATTCGCCCGATGACACCTCCCTCTTAGCTCTTGTCCTCGAGTTCTTCCACCACATTCTACCTGGTGATCCAAAGAAGTTGCAGGTCAAGACCGGCCAACCGAAGAGTAGGCATATTCTTGAGCTGCTAAGGGACCTGTTGATCTCGAATTCAAACACTAATGGGCCGTTGAAAGATGAAAACACATGGCCTCCCATCCCCTCGGCCACGGAGCTCGAGACCGCAGGGGTTACTCTGAGAAGGAGCAGTTCGCCGGGATTGGACATTTCCTTCAAGAACGGGGTCCTTGAGGTCTCACAGATAACTATCCAAGAGGTGACAGAAGCGCTGTTCCGAAACATCATAAGCTTCGAGCAGTGCTCCCAGAACTGTCTTCCGGTCTTCACTTCCTACGCCATACTCTTGGACAACCTCATTAATTCTCCGGAAGACGTGGACCGGCTCTCCAAGAAGGAGATCGTTGACAACTGGTTGAACCCCGAGGATGCAACCAAGTTCTTCAACGAGCTGTACCATGACGCTTACGTCAAGGATTTCTACTACCCAAAACTCTGCTATGACGTGAAGAGATACTACCAGATGAGCTGGCCCTCCTGGAGGACATCGCTCGTGCAGAATTACTTCAGTACTCCTTGGGTAGTCGCATCCACCTTCGCTGCGATCTTCTTGCTGGTGCTAACCTTCCTGCAGACCTTGTACAGCGTGAAAGGAGATCCACATAAAGGTCCAAAGTAG
- the LOC116196929 gene encoding LOW QUALITY PROTEIN: protein LYK2-like (The sequence of the model RefSeq protein was modified relative to this genomic sequence to represent the inferred CDS: inserted 1 base in 1 codon) yields YHPQLVVHSLASCETSAPYFPCSSESETRCSTFAVLRTNSRFSSLSNLSFYLGINKFVVADTNGFSADTEFLPRDLPLLIPIDCKCNSAAGVFEAELTKTAIKGESLFGILDSLEGLTSCQAIWDKNPRVLPWNLGDGISLTVPIKCACPTFDKSPGTRLLITYPLAKGDSVSTLASRFNTTQEAIILTNNRTSGGFFFDPERLSPLTSILIPLNNQPAFXLDKPRDPNLTFPGSSIPPVNRRGKRRKMWSAWIYIALTGVAVGICIAVAAVFTIIHLKRRRDNNHSSGKKPGGLVDDVELQQLSLSIRTTSDKKVSFEGSVIGTTTPRNKVLLETFTLEELRKATEGFSASNHIGGSVHHGRLGGKSLAIKITRPETVAKVEFGLFKDGSHKHPNIVRLLGTCLSEASADSDSYFVFEYAKNGSLKDWIHGGLAIKSQFIASCDCFLTWAQRLRICLDVAMALQYMHHIMSPSYIHRNVKSRNIFLDEEFNAKIGNFGMPVSPEEGDPGPGPNCSQAYLAPEFVRQGKICPSLDVFAYGVVLLEVLTGRPPVIGASEGGGEKGIHLSEKIKSVLNSEDAEGEIREWIDGAIGDSYPIEGALQLANLARACTEEDPTLRPSAGEVVEVLLRLVDELPAAQGESCLMSESSSKPLVKAAASNSAINQ; encoded by the exons TATCATCCCCAGTTAGTTGTTCACAGCTTAGCAAGCTGTGAAACTTCAGCTCCCTACTTCCCTTGCAGCAGTGAATCCGAAACCCGGTGCAGCACATTCGCCGTTCTTCGCACCAACTCTCGCTTCTCCTCCCTCTCCAACCTGAGCTTCTACCTGGGCATCAACAAGTTCGTGGTAGCGGACACGAATGGCTTCTCTGCAGACACTGAGTTCCTCCCTAGGGACCTGCCTCTGCTGATCCCTATCGACTGCAAATGCAACAGTGCTGCTGGTGTCTTCGAGGCCGAGCTGACGAAGACTGCCATTAAGGGAGAGAGCCTTTTCGGAATCTTGGACTCCCTTGAGGGCTTGACCAGTTGCCAGGCTATCTGGGATAAGAATCCCCGGGTACTGCCCTGGAATCTGGGTGATGGGATTTCCTTGACGGTCCCGATCAAGTGCGCGTGTCCCACTTTCGATAAAAGTCCAGGGACGAGGCTCCTGATAACTTATCCCTTGGCCAAGGGTGACTCTGTGTCTACCCTAGCCTCAAGGTTTAATACAACGCAAGAAGCCATCATTCTCACGAATAACAGGACATCCGGGGGCTTCTTCTTCGACCCTGAGAGGTTAAGTCCGCTAACTTCCATTCTTATCCCGCTAAACAATCAGCCTGCAT CTCTCGATAAGCCACGAGACCCGAACTTAACTTTCCCAGGTTCCAGCATTCCACCAGTTAATCGACGGGGTAAGAGGAGGAAGATGTGGAGTGCCTGGATTTACATTGCCCTGACCGGGGTTGCTGTTGGGATATGTATTGCTGTTGCGGCAGTTTTCACGATTATCCATCTCAAGAGAAGGAGGGACAATAATCACAGCTCAGGAAAGAAGCCTGGTGGTTTAGTGGATGATGTCGAGCTCCAGCAGCTCAGTCTTAGCATCCGAACCACAAGTGATAAGAAGGTCTCATTTGAGGGTTCAGTCATCGGGACGACTACCCCGAGGAACAAGGTGCTCCTTGAGACGTTCACTCTTGAGGAGCTAAGGAAGGCCACTGAGGGATTCAGCGCAAGCAACCACATTGGAGGATCTGTTCACCATGGCCGCCTCGGAGGGAAGAGCCTTGCAATAAAGATTACACGACCTGAAACAGTGGCAAAGGTTGAGTTTGGCCTGTTCAAGGATGGGAGCCACAAGCACCCAAACATAGTCCGGCTGCTAGGAACTTGCCTCAGCGAAGCGAGTGCCGATTCAGACTCATACTTCGTCTTTGAGTATGCAAAGAACGGGTCATTAAAGGATTGGATCCATGGCGGGCTTGCAATCAAGAGCCAGTTCATTGCCTCGTGCGACTGCTTCCTGACCTGGGCCCAGAGGCTGAGGATCTGCCTCGATGTGGCCATGGCCTTGCAGTACATGCACCACATCATGAGCCCAAGCTACATACATCGCAATGTTAAGTCTCGGAACATATTCCTGGATGAGGAGTTCAATGCGAAAATTGGAAACTTCGGTATGCCGGTCTCTCCGGAGGAGGGAGATCCAGGGCCTGGGCCCAATTGTAGTCAGGCCTACTTAGCTCCAGAGTTTGTCCGGCAGGGCAAGATCTGCCCGAGCCTCGATGTGTTTGCCTACGGGGTCGTACTCCTCGAGGTGCTAACAGGACGGCCCCCAGTGATTGGGGCCAGCGAGGGCGGAGGAGAGAAGGGGATCCACCTCTCAGAGAAGATTAAGTCGGTGCTGAATTCGGAGGATGCAGAAGGGGAGATCCGGGAATGGATTGATGGTGCAATCGGGGATAGCTATCCAATCGAGGGAGCTCTTCAGCTGGCAAACCTTGCAAGGGCCTGCACGGAGGAAGACCCGACCTTGAGGCCGAGTGCAGGAGAGGTGGTGGAAGTGCTGCTGAGGCTGGTCGATGAGTTGCCAGCCGCACAGGGAGAGAGCTGCCTGATGAGTGAGAGCTCTTCCAAGCCTTTAGTGAAGGCTGCTGCTTCGAACTCTGCCATCAACCAGTAA
- the LOC116197571 gene encoding protein CHROMOSOME TRANSMISSION FIDELITY 7, which produces MQPKISSFFKQPAAPPEVSEESGDALALWEKTQNVIVRTYKRRALKSNGATGDNKDTNNKALNQGSISDGKGTWAKPKPTIPGSAVNINKKRSYAQVHLELGQSDFLLRTCSACGIKYAPGDAEDEKSHVVFHKNYTHGVPFKGWINERLVHMPSIEVERIVLVSDNDPPAHRNKVQEVVKMMESELGCGWIYHKLCKVYLFISSQRIAGCLVAERIKEAFRVICDAETKRTEAKGPIIKEERGRLKSAGLQFGNIMFQREVVRKILRVVNKNEDVNGAIYCEEEAVPALCGIRAIWVSPSNRRKRIGTHLLDAVRKSFCTGIVLEHSQLAFSQPTSAGKALASSYMGCRPLLLYRAENSGFS; this is translated from the exons ATGCAACCGAAGATTAGCTCCTTCTTCAAGCAGCCGGCTGCCCCGCCCGAGGTTTCTGAAGAGAGCGGCGATGCGTTGGCGCTGTGGGAGAAGACGCAGAACGTAATCGTCCGGACATACAAGCGCAGagctctgaaatcaaacgg AGCAACTGGGGACAATAAAGACACGAATAACAAAGCATTAAATCAGGGCAGCATTTCAGATGGAAAGGGAACTTGGGCAAAACCCAAGCCAACAATACCGGGATCGGCAGTCAacataaataagaaaaggaGCTATGCTCAGGTTCACTTGGAACTGGGCCAATCCGATTTTCTTCTCCGCACATGCTCTGCTTGCGGAATCAAGTATGCTCCCGGCGATGCGGAGGATGAAAAGTCTCACGTGGTCTTTCACAAGAATTACACCCATGGAGTTCCATTCAAG GGTTGGATCAATGAAAGGCTTGTACATATGCCTTCCATCGAAGTCGAGCGCATCGTATTGGTATCGGACAATGACCCTCCTGCACACAGGAACAAG GTCCAAGAGGTTGTGAAGATGATGGAGAGCGAACTAGGATGTGGATGGATATACCATAAACTATGCAAG GTCTATCTGTTCATATCTTCTCAGAGGATTGCTGGGTGTTTAGTAGCTGAACGCATAAAAGAAGCATTCAGAGTCATATGTGATGCTGAAACTAAAAGGACTGAAGCCAAAGGCCCAATCATAAAGGAGGAAAGAGGAAGACTGAAGTCTGCTGGTCTTCAATTTGGGAACATCATGTTTCAAAGAGAAGTAGTGAGAAAAATCCTGCGTGTCGTTAACAAGAATGAGGACGTAAATGGAGCAATCTACTGTGAAGAGGAAGCTGTGCCGGCTCTCTGTGGAATTAGAGCCATCTGGGTCTCTCCATCCAATAGAAGAAAGCGCATAGGCACTCATTTACTGGATGCTGTGAG GAAAAGTTTCTGCACGGGAATTGTGCTTGAGCATTCTCAGTTGGCATTCTCTCAACCAACCTCAGCTGGGAAGGCATTGGCATCCTCTTATATGGGCTGCAGACCTCTTCTTTTGTACAGAGCCGAGAATTCAGGGTTCAGCTAA
- the LOC116197572 gene encoding ribulose-phosphate 3-epimerase, cytoplasmic isoform-like isoform X1, translating into MGKPAKIAPSMLSSDFANLASEAQRMLDCGADWLHMDIMDGHFVPNLTIGAPVIKSLRKHTKAYLDCHLMVTNPLDYVEPLGDAGASGFTFHIEVTKENWQELVERIKSKGMRPGVSLRPGTPIEEVYPLIESANPVEMVLVMTVEPGFGGQKFMPEMMDKVRTLRKKYPSLDIEVDGGLGPSTIDMAASAGANCIVAGSSVFGSPKPAEVISAMRKAVDEAPRIV; encoded by the exons ATGGGGAAGCCGGCGAAGATAGCGCCGTCTATGCTGTCCTCGGACTTCGCCAATTTGGCCTCGGAGGCTCAGCGGATGCTCGACTGCGGCGCCGATTGGCTCCACATGGACATTATG GATGG GCATTTTGTTCCTAATCTGACTATTGGGGCACCAGTCATCAAGAGCTTGCGGAAGCATACAAA GGCATATTTGGATTGCCACCTTATGGTCACCAATCCTCTCGATTATGTTGAACCTTTAGGGGACGCTGGTGCTTCTGGTTTTACATTTCATATTGAGGTAACAAAAG AAAATTGGCAAGAACTTGTTGAAAGGATTAAGTCAAAGGGCATGAGACCTGGTGTGTCACTAAGGCCAGGAACCCCCATCGAAGAGGTTTACCCACTG ATTGAAAGTGCAAATCCAGTGGAGATGGTACTAGTCATGACTGTAGAACCTGGATTTGGAGGACAAAAGTTCATGCCAGAAATGATGGATAAG GTTCGTACCCTGAGAAAGAAGTACCCATCCCTTGACATTGAG GTGGATGGTGGTCTGGGGCCTTCGACCATTGATATGGCGGCATCTGCAGGAGCAAACTGCATCGTTGCTGGGAGTTCAGTCTTTGGATCACCCAAGCCAGCCGAAGTTATCTCTGCAATGAGGAAGGCTGTTGATGAAGCCCCGAGAATCGTTTGA
- the LOC116197572 gene encoding ribulose-phosphate 3-epimerase, cytoplasmic isoform-like isoform X2 gives MGKFSCYALIAVEIIFIKTIWHFVPNLTIGAPVIKSLRKHTKAYLDCHLMVTNPLDYVEPLGDAGASGFTFHIEVTKENWQELVERIKSKGMRPGVSLRPGTPIEEVYPLIESANPVEMVLVMTVEPGFGGQKFMPEMMDKVRTLRKKYPSLDIEVDGGLGPSTIDMAASAGANCIVAGSSVFGSPKPAEVISAMRKAVDEAPRIV, from the exons ATGGGTAAGTTCTCATGCTACGCACTGATAGCTGTCGAAATTATCTTCATAAAAACAATATG GCATTTTGTTCCTAATCTGACTATTGGGGCACCAGTCATCAAGAGCTTGCGGAAGCATACAAA GGCATATTTGGATTGCCACCTTATGGTCACCAATCCTCTCGATTATGTTGAACCTTTAGGGGACGCTGGTGCTTCTGGTTTTACATTTCATATTGAGGTAACAAAAG AAAATTGGCAAGAACTTGTTGAAAGGATTAAGTCAAAGGGCATGAGACCTGGTGTGTCACTAAGGCCAGGAACCCCCATCGAAGAGGTTTACCCACTG ATTGAAAGTGCAAATCCAGTGGAGATGGTACTAGTCATGACTGTAGAACCTGGATTTGGAGGACAAAAGTTCATGCCAGAAATGATGGATAAG GTTCGTACCCTGAGAAAGAAGTACCCATCCCTTGACATTGAG GTGGATGGTGGTCTGGGGCCTTCGACCATTGATATGGCGGCATCTGCAGGAGCAAACTGCATCGTTGCTGGGAGTTCAGTCTTTGGATCACCCAAGCCAGCCGAAGTTATCTCTGCAATGAGGAAGGCTGTTGATGAAGCCCCGAGAATCGTTTGA